From Terriglobia bacterium, one genomic window encodes:
- the bamA gene encoding outer membrane protein assembly factor BamA: MAARNDGVAGEYPYLLTAAHVGHGFLKLGIALLRHYYRAGIRLAMCLLLAVVCAAGQQGETRPAPERTSLNPMVKAVPYGIPVKSIGFRGVSADQEADLSKRVEQKVGQPLDRVKIQRSIRALYATGLLDDISVEAKRSGDGVDLTFAVTRNHFVGAVGVVGLPKKGPNEAQLVNASNLELGELLTDEKLQAAFPLIEKVMQDDGYYRARVTAEKTVVPERQQVNILFHVAAGRQARVGNVIVEGSSGFSSKEFQEITGLHTGDVVRAQTVTKVLKKLRKRFQGETRLEAQTTLLSRKYIDASDTVEYTFSVDPGPTVEIRTDGVKLSQSTLKRYVPVYEEGAVDDDLLNEGRRNLTDYLQTLGFFDAKVSFNRIRDQQNKHVEIVYMIDRGPRHKLTSVKIEGNKYFPSSLIRERMTIQPAGWLLSHGRYSQSLLTRDANSITELYRTNGFSKVEVKANVKDNLDNDAERMGVVFRIVEGPQLLVHSMTITGDKSFPESDLKDMLSTIKGQPFSQVNVAQDRDLILNYYFNRGFPSVQVMPFFEPAKEDPNRMDVRYEIEEGPRVFVDNVYVTGLENTRPAIVDRDISIKSGDALSQLAMLDSQRRLYDLGLFNQVDMAVQNPDGTAEKKNLLFEIKEAKRYTFNYGFGVEIGTGVNAGQGTSPQGQTGVSPRVSFDVTRLNFRGKDQSIIFKSSLGALQQRVLLTFEAPRLFDNPNLKFTISTFYDNTRDVTTFTSERLEEATQLEHHVNKSITMLYGFSYRRVKASDLPPNFDPTTIALNSQPVRVGMPSVAFIRDQRDDPLDSTKGNYTIANFGIASGYFGSEANFGRIFVQNSTYYTFKKKYVLARSTRFGYEAPYGSCPTCLPGQSPVVPLPERFFEGGGNSHRGFSINQAGPRDPASGTPIGGSADFINNIELRLPPMNLPWVGQNLSLVFFHDMGNVFPTADDLFSNFFRWKQKNPNSCKDTSAAGTCDFNFIAHAVGTGVRYKTPIGPVRIDFGYNLNPAVFPIKDPIAPAVPHYETMRRFNVFFSIGQTF, from the coding sequence GGGAGAGTACCCATATCTGCTAACTGCGGCACATGTGGGGCACGGGTTTCTTAAATTGGGGATTGCATTGTTACGGCACTACTACCGCGCGGGAATCCGGTTGGCGATGTGTCTCCTGCTGGCGGTGGTGTGTGCGGCAGGGCAGCAGGGGGAAACGAGGCCAGCGCCAGAACGAACCTCGCTCAACCCAATGGTGAAGGCTGTTCCGTATGGCATTCCGGTGAAGAGTATCGGGTTCCGCGGAGTGTCGGCTGACCAGGAAGCGGACCTTTCCAAACGAGTAGAACAAAAAGTAGGGCAGCCATTGGACCGGGTGAAGATCCAGCGAAGCATCCGTGCGCTTTACGCCACCGGATTGCTGGACGACATCTCGGTGGAGGCGAAGCGCAGCGGGGACGGAGTGGACCTCACGTTTGCGGTTACGAGGAACCACTTTGTCGGCGCGGTGGGCGTGGTGGGGTTGCCGAAGAAGGGACCCAATGAAGCGCAACTGGTGAATGCTTCGAACCTCGAGTTGGGTGAACTGCTTACCGACGAAAAGCTGCAGGCTGCCTTCCCACTGATAGAAAAGGTGATGCAGGACGACGGGTACTACCGGGCGAGGGTCACGGCGGAGAAAACAGTCGTTCCGGAAAGGCAGCAGGTCAACATCCTGTTCCACGTCGCGGCAGGTCGGCAGGCGCGTGTGGGAAATGTCATTGTCGAGGGGAGCAGCGGGTTCAGTTCTAAGGAGTTTCAGGAGATCACAGGTCTGCACACGGGCGACGTGGTTCGGGCCCAGACGGTGACGAAGGTTCTGAAGAAGCTGAGGAAGAGGTTCCAAGGCGAAACCCGGCTTGAGGCGCAGACCACGCTGCTGAGCCGGAAGTACATCGACGCCAGCGATACTGTGGAGTACACATTTTCCGTTGATCCGGGGCCAACGGTAGAAATTCGGACGGATGGCGTGAAGCTCTCACAGTCGACACTGAAGCGGTATGTTCCGGTCTACGAAGAGGGGGCGGTGGATGACGACCTGCTGAATGAGGGCAGGCGGAACCTAACGGACTACCTGCAGACGCTCGGCTTCTTCGACGCCAAAGTCAGTTTCAATCGAATCCGCGATCAGCAGAACAAGCACGTCGAAATTGTTTATATGATCGATCGTGGGCCTCGCCACAAACTTACGAGTGTCAAGATTGAGGGAAATAAGTATTTCCCCTCTTCGCTGATCCGCGAACGGATGACGATTCAGCCAGCGGGATGGCTGCTTTCTCATGGACGGTACAGTCAGTCGCTGCTGACCCGAGACGCGAATTCCATCACTGAACTCTACCGTACGAATGGCTTCAGTAAGGTCGAAGTGAAGGCAAATGTGAAGGATAACCTCGATAACGACGCGGAACGGATGGGAGTGGTGTTCCGCATTGTCGAGGGGCCGCAGTTGCTGGTTCACTCGATGACCATTACCGGTGACAAGAGTTTTCCTGAGAGCGACTTGAAGGACATGCTGTCGACGATCAAGGGGCAGCCGTTCTCGCAAGTTAACGTGGCACAAGATCGCGACCTGATTCTGAACTACTATTTCAATCGCGGGTTCCCGTCCGTGCAGGTGATGCCCTTCTTCGAGCCTGCGAAAGAAGACCCGAACAGGATGGACGTTCGGTATGAGATCGAGGAGGGGCCGAGAGTTTTCGTCGATAACGTCTACGTGACCGGACTGGAGAATACGCGGCCAGCGATCGTGGATCGCGACATCTCGATCAAGTCAGGCGATGCGCTGAGCCAGTTGGCAATGCTGGACAGCCAGCGCCGCCTCTATGATCTCGGACTTTTCAACCAGGTCGATATGGCGGTCCAAAACCCTGACGGGACAGCCGAAAAGAAAAACCTGCTGTTCGAGATCAAAGAGGCGAAGAGATACACATTCAACTACGGGTTTGGAGTGGAAATCGGGACGGGCGTGAATGCGGGCCAGGGGACGTCGCCGCAGGGGCAGACGGGCGTGAGCCCGCGCGTATCGTTCGACGTGACGCGGCTGAATTTCCGCGGCAAGGACCAGTCCATCATATTCAAGTCGAGTTTGGGTGCGCTGCAGCAGCGCGTTCTGCTGACGTTCGAGGCGCCAAGGTTGTTTGACAATCCCAACCTGAAATTCACTATCAGCACGTTTTACGACAACACACGGGACGTGACGACTTTTACATCGGAGAGACTGGAAGAAGCGACGCAACTCGAGCATCACGTGAACAAGTCCATCACGATGCTATATGGATTCAGCTACCGACGGGTGAAGGCTAGCGATTTGCCCCCGAATTTCGATCCGACAACGATTGCGCTGAACTCGCAACCGGTGCGCGTGGGAATGCCAAGCGTCGCTTTCATTCGCGATCAGCGCGACGATCCGCTTGACTCGACGAAGGGGAACTACACAATCGCAAACTTTGGCATTGCGAGCGGATACTTCGGATCAGAGGCCAACTTCGGCAGGATTTTCGTGCAGAATTCGACGTATTACACGTTCAAGAAGAAATACGTGCTGGCGCGATCGACCAGGTTCGGGTATGAGGCGCCGTACGGGAGTTGTCCGACGTGCTTGCCGGGACAATCACCGGTGGTACCGCTGCCGGAGCGCTTCTTCGAGGGCGGAGGGAACTCGCACCGTGGATTCTCGATCAACCAGGCTGGGCCACGGGACCCGGCTTCGGGAACGCCGATCGGCGGGAGTGCGGATTTCATAAACAATATCGAGTTGCGGTTGCCTCCGATGAACCTGCCGTGGGTTGGTCAAAACCTCAGCCTGGTATTTTTCCACGACATGGGGAACGTTTTTCCGACGGCAGACGATCTTTTTTCAAACTTTTTCCGGTGGAAGCAGAAGAATCCGAACAGCTGCAAAGATACCTCGGCGGCGGGGACTTGCGATTTCAACTTTATTGCGCACGCGGTCGGAACCGGGGTTCGGTATAAGACGCCGATTGGGCCGGTGCGCATCGATTTCGGCTATAACCTGAACCCGGCGGTATTTCCGATCAAGGACCCGATCGCGCCGGCGGTACCGCACTACGAGACGATGCGAAGGTTCAACGTGTTCTTCAGTATTGGGCAGACGTTCTGA